One genomic region from Pseudomonas hormoni encodes:
- a CDS encoding amidohydrolase produces MRDLSALPNLNIALVQTTLAWHDRQANLEHFEQLLEQARGADLIILPEMFTTGFSMESETLAEAENGPTSKWLRTQAAQLDAVITGSVIVQAADGSHRNRLLWARPDGEVWHYDKRHLFRMAGEHNHYTPGERQVQFELKGWRVRPLICYDLRFPVWSRDAQDTDLLLYTANWPGARRQHWNRLLPARAIENLCYVAAVNRIGTDGKGFAYTGDSQVLDFQGETLLSAGEADGVFQVVLNAADLQAYRTRFPANLDADTFELT; encoded by the coding sequence ATGCGTGATCTGAGTGCACTGCCGAATCTGAACATTGCGCTGGTCCAGACAACCCTGGCCTGGCACGACCGCCAGGCCAATCTGGAGCATTTCGAGCAACTGCTGGAACAGGCTCGCGGCGCGGATCTGATCATCCTGCCGGAGATGTTCACCACCGGTTTCTCCATGGAGTCGGAGACGCTCGCCGAAGCGGAAAACGGTCCCACCAGCAAATGGCTGCGCACACAGGCTGCGCAACTCGATGCCGTGATCACCGGCAGCGTCATCGTTCAGGCCGCCGACGGCAGTCATCGTAATCGCCTGTTATGGGCACGCCCGGACGGTGAAGTCTGGCACTACGACAAGCGTCACCTGTTCCGCATGGCGGGCGAGCACAATCACTACACACCCGGCGAGCGCCAGGTGCAGTTCGAACTCAAAGGCTGGCGTGTGCGGCCGCTGATTTGCTACGACCTGCGCTTCCCGGTGTGGAGCCGTGATGCCCAGGACACCGACCTGTTGCTGTACACCGCGAATTGGCCGGGCGCACGGCGTCAGCACTGGAACCGTTTGCTACCGGCACGGGCGATCGAAAACCTTTGCTATGTGGCGGCAGTGAATCGCATCGGGACTGACGGAAAAGGCTTCGCGTATACCGGCGACAGTCAGGTGCTCGATTTCCAGGGCGAGACGTTGCTCAGTGCCGGCGAAGCCGATGGCGTGTTTCAGGTGGTTCTGAATGCCGCTGACCTTCAGGCTTATCGCACGCGTTTTCCGGCGAATCTGGATGCCGACACGTTCGAGCTCACCTGA
- the leuA gene encoding 2-isopropylmalate synthase, which yields MSMLKDPSSKYRAFPTIDIPDRTWPSKTITAAPIWCSSDLRDGNQSLIEPMDAVKKLRFWKTLVQVGVKEIEASFPAASQTDFDFVRTLIEGNHIPDDTTIQVLTQGREDLIERTFESLRGAKKAIVHLYNATSPSFRRIVFNQDKDGIKAIAVNAAKLFVKYAAMQPDTQWTFEYSPETFSATELEFAKEVCDAVIEVWNPTPEHKVILNLPATVECATPNIYADQIEWFGRHINRRDSVIISLHTHNDRGTGVAATELGLMAGADRVEGCLFGNGERTGNVDLVTVALNLYTQGIHPELDFSDIDGVRKVVEECNQIQVHPRHPYVGDLVHTAFSGSHQDAIRKGFAQQKPDALWEVPYLPIDPADIGRSYEAVIRVNSQSGKGGIAYLLEQEYGISLPRRMQIEFSQVVQRETDRLGLEMTAQQIHALLHSEYLQANTPYALVSHRLQEENGHSAVEVEVSGKGQGETNLHWRGKGNGALEALVAGLPIPVEIMDYNEHAIGAGTNAKAAAYIELRVNGERAVHGVGIDENITTASFKALFSALNRSLSQPEAKAA from the coding sequence ATGAGCATGCTCAAAGACCCGTCTTCGAAATACCGCGCGTTCCCGACCATCGACATCCCGGACCGCACCTGGCCATCGAAGACCATCACCGCCGCGCCGATCTGGTGCAGCTCCGACCTTCGCGATGGCAACCAGTCGCTGATCGAGCCGATGGACGCGGTCAAGAAGCTGCGTTTCTGGAAAACCCTGGTACAGGTCGGTGTGAAAGAAATCGAAGCCTCGTTCCCGGCCGCTTCGCAAACCGACTTCGACTTCGTGCGCACCCTGATCGAAGGCAACCACATCCCGGACGACACCACCATTCAAGTGCTGACCCAGGGCCGTGAAGACCTGATCGAGCGCACTTTCGAATCCCTGCGCGGGGCGAAGAAAGCCATCGTTCACCTGTACAACGCGACCTCCCCGTCCTTCCGCCGCATTGTCTTCAACCAGGACAAGGACGGGATCAAGGCCATCGCAGTCAACGCTGCCAAGCTGTTCGTCAAATACGCCGCCATGCAGCCGGACACTCAGTGGACGTTCGAATACTCGCCGGAAACCTTCAGCGCCACCGAACTGGAGTTCGCCAAGGAAGTCTGCGACGCGGTCATCGAAGTCTGGAACCCGACGCCTGAGCATAAGGTGATCCTCAACCTGCCAGCCACCGTCGAATGCGCGACCCCGAACATCTACGCCGACCAGATCGAATGGTTCGGCCGTCACATCAACCGTCGTGACAGCGTGATCATCAGCCTGCACACCCACAACGACCGTGGCACTGGCGTGGCCGCCACCGAACTGGGCCTGATGGCCGGCGCGGACCGTGTCGAAGGCTGCCTGTTCGGCAACGGCGAGCGTACCGGTAACGTCGATCTGGTGACCGTGGCACTGAACCTGTACACCCAGGGCATTCACCCTGAACTGGACTTCTCCGACATCGACGGCGTGCGCAAAGTCGTCGAAGAATGCAACCAGATTCAGGTGCACCCGCGTCACCCGTACGTCGGCGACCTGGTTCACACCGCGTTCTCTGGCTCGCACCAGGACGCCATCCGCAAGGGCTTCGCCCAGCAGAAACCGGACGCCCTGTGGGAAGTGCCGTACTTGCCGATCGACCCGGCCGACATCGGCCGCAGCTACGAGGCGGTGATCCGCGTCAACAGCCAGTCGGGCAAGGGCGGTATCGCTTACCTGCTGGAACAGGAATACGGCATCAGCTTGCCGCGTCGCATGCAGATCGAGTTCAGCCAGGTCGTGCAGCGTGAAACCGATCGTCTGGGCCTCGAAATGACCGCCCAGCAAATCCACGCGTTGCTGCACAGCGAGTACTTGCAGGCCAACACTCCGTACGCGCTGGTCAGCCATCGCCTGCAGGAAGAAAACGGTCACAGCGCCGTCGAAGTGGAAGTCTCCGGCAAAGGCCAGGGCGAAACCAACCTGCACTGGCGCGGCAAGGGCAACGGCGCGCTGGAAGCGCTGGTGGCCGGTCTGCCGATTCCGGTAGAGATCATGGACTACAACGAACACGCGATCGGCGCGGGAACCAACGCCAAGGCGGCGGCCTACATCGAGCTGCGTGTGAACGGTGAACGTGCAGTGCATGGCGTCGGCATCGATGAAAACATCACCACCGCCAGCTTCAAGGCCCTGTTCAGCGCGCTGAACCGCTCGTTGAGCCAGCCGGAAGCGAAAGCGGCGTAA
- a CDS encoding M23 family metallopeptidase produces MPRFFAPLLLLCLTFNAHADSYITRLLNKPVPGGVAVVDLGSAAQAPKASYQGKPVLVVKEQNNWLAIVGVPLTVKPGAQSISSGGRDLGFTVGNKKYPEQRITLKNTQQVNPDPDNLKRIERELAEQIAAYRTFSPNTPSNLLLDKPVNGPLSSKFGVRRFFNGEERNPHSGLDFAVGAGTPIKTPAAGKVILIGNYFFNGNTVFVDHGQGFISMFCHMSKIDVQVGQQLARGGVVGKVGSTGRATGPHMHWNISLNDARVDPAIFIGAFQP; encoded by the coding sequence ATGCCGCGTTTTTTCGCTCCGCTGCTGTTGCTGTGCCTGACCTTCAACGCCCACGCCGACAGTTACATCACCCGCCTGTTGAACAAACCGGTGCCGGGCGGCGTGGCGGTGGTAGACCTGGGCAGCGCTGCCCAGGCGCCGAAAGCCAGTTATCAAGGCAAACCAGTTTTAGTGGTCAAGGAACAGAACAATTGGCTGGCGATTGTCGGTGTGCCGTTGACCGTCAAACCGGGGGCGCAATCCATCAGCAGCGGCGGCCGAGACCTGGGTTTCACCGTCGGCAACAAGAAATACCCGGAACAGCGCATCACCCTGAAAAACACCCAACAGGTCAATCCAGACCCGGACAATCTGAAGCGCATCGAGCGTGAACTGGCCGAGCAAATCGCCGCCTACCGCACGTTCAGTCCAAATACCCCCAGCAACCTGTTGCTGGACAAACCGGTCAACGGCCCGCTGTCGAGCAAGTTTGGTGTGCGCCGGTTCTTCAATGGTGAAGAGCGCAATCCCCACTCAGGCCTGGATTTCGCCGTGGGCGCCGGCACACCGATCAAGACTCCGGCAGCGGGCAAGGTGATTCTGATCGGTAACTACTTCTTCAATGGCAACACGGTGTTTGTCGACCATGGACAGGGCTTTATCAGCATGTTCTGCCACATGTCGAAGATTGATGTGCAGGTCGGGCAGCAGCTGGCGCGTGGTGGCGTGGTTGGCAAGGTCGGTTCGACCGGACGGGCGACCGGGCCGCATATGCACTGGAACATCAGCCTGAATGATGCGCGGGTGGATCCGGCGATTTTTATCGGGGCTTTCCAGCCTTAA
- the xseA gene encoding exodeoxyribonuclease VII large subunit, with amino-acid sequence MIKDPFARLGLDREVLTVSQLNGRARVLLEDVFSNIWVEGEISNLARPASGHVYFTLKDSGAQVRCALFRQNAARVRQALKDGLAVKVRGKVSLFEGRGDYQLILDTVEPAGDGALRLAFDALKEKLSAEGLFSAERKVPLPAHPQRIGIISSPTGAVIRDIISVFRRRAPQVQLTLIPTAVQGREATAQIVRALKLADARGFDALILARGGGSLEDLWCFNEEAVARAVDACVTPIVSAVGHETDVSISDFVADVRAPTPSAAAELLAPDTSDLVRRVESLHRRLVMRMRDRLMRDRLRLEGISRRLRHPGERLRQQAQRLDDLDMRMRRAFERSLNTRRERLIRLETRLAGQHPGRQLAMLRQRLDSLAERLPRAIREGLKSRRLQLQSQVQTLQVVSPLATLARGYSILLDDRGNAIRNAAQTHNGQRLKAKLAEGELQVRVEDNHLTPVTLSLLD; translated from the coding sequence ATGATTAAAGATCCCTTTGCAAGACTCGGCCTGGACCGTGAAGTCCTGACTGTCAGCCAGCTCAACGGCCGCGCGCGGGTGTTGCTCGAAGACGTGTTCAGCAATATCTGGGTCGAAGGCGAAATCTCCAACCTCGCTCGCCCGGCGTCCGGCCACGTGTATTTCACCCTCAAGGACAGCGGCGCCCAGGTGCGTTGCGCACTGTTCCGGCAGAACGCTGCGCGGGTGCGTCAGGCGCTGAAGGATGGCCTGGCGGTGAAGGTGCGCGGCAAGGTCTCGCTGTTCGAAGGGCGTGGCGACTATCAACTGATCCTCGACACCGTCGAACCGGCCGGTGACGGCGCACTGCGCCTGGCCTTCGATGCCCTGAAGGAAAAACTCAGCGCCGAAGGCCTGTTCAGCGCCGAACGCAAAGTGCCGCTACCGGCGCATCCTCAGCGCATCGGCATCATCAGTTCGCCCACCGGCGCAGTAATCCGCGACATCATCAGCGTGTTCCGCCGCCGTGCGCCACAGGTGCAGCTGACGTTGATCCCCACTGCTGTGCAAGGCCGCGAGGCCACGGCGCAGATTGTCCGTGCACTGAAACTGGCGGACGCCCGTGGTTTCGATGCGTTGATCCTGGCCCGTGGCGGCGGCTCGCTGGAAGACCTGTGGTGTTTCAACGAAGAAGCCGTGGCCCGCGCCGTGGATGCTTGCGTGACGCCGATTGTCAGCGCCGTCGGCCATGAAACCGATGTGTCGATCAGTGACTTCGTCGCCGACGTTCGCGCCCCGACACCTTCCGCCGCCGCTGAGCTGCTGGCGCCGGATACCAGCGACCTGGTGCGTCGGGTCGAGAGCCTGCATCGACGGCTGGTGATGCGCATGCGCGACCGCCTGATGCGTGATCGACTGCGCCTTGAGGGCATCTCTCGCCGCCTGCGCCACCCCGGCGAACGTCTGCGCCAGCAGGCGCAACGGCTGGATGATCTGGACATGCGCATGCGCCGCGCGTTCGAACGTAGCCTCAATACCCGTCGCGAACGGCTGATCCGCCTGGAAACCCGCCTCGCCGGGCAACATCCTGGCCGGCAACTGGCGATGCTGCGTCAGCGCCTCGACAGCCTCGCCGAACGCCTGCCCCGCGCTATCCGCGAAGGGCTCAAATCCCGTCGTCTGCAACTGCAAAGTCAGGTGCAGACGCTGCAAGTGGTCAGCCCGTTGGCGACGCTCGCCCGTGGCTACAGCATTCTGCTGGACGACCGCGGCAACGCGATCCGTAACGCCGCGCAAACCCACAACGGCCAGCGCCTGAAAGCCAAACTGGCTGAAGGCGAACTGCAAGTGCGGGTCGAAGACAATCACCTGACACCTGTCACCCTTTCTTTACTGGATTGA
- a CDS encoding LysR family transcriptional regulator, producing MLSTRQLRYFVEIAECGSFSAAAERLFIAQSALSRQIKDMETRLQTPLFERTARLPRLTAAGEAFLPRARNLLSELTKASEMATQVGNGELGTLRLSHSSTVPMSGRLLRGISDYLSQHVGVSMDIAKLSSEAQLEALADNRLDVGLLRLPVLRQREGVQIVPLYSERLLLAVPPNHRLAVDKSAQGIDLAQLKDEAFISIPHPQRGGLSYLSAELCMRQGFFPKAARVVSRKTTQLQLIQAGFGIALLPESMQDIAPPDIHFLPLADLDCHSTVALACRQNPAALVQQFINTCTVHCGSEPARDGGGTLNIDGD from the coding sequence GTGCTTTCAACCCGTCAATTGCGTTACTTCGTGGAAATCGCCGAGTGCGGGAGTTTCAGCGCCGCAGCCGAACGACTGTTCATTGCTCAGTCGGCCCTGAGCCGGCAAATCAAGGACATGGAAACCCGCCTCCAAACGCCGTTGTTCGAGCGCACTGCACGCCTGCCCCGACTGACGGCCGCCGGTGAAGCCTTCCTGCCCCGGGCCAGAAACCTGCTGAGCGAACTGACCAAAGCCAGTGAGATGGCCACCCAGGTCGGCAATGGAGAACTCGGCACCTTGCGCCTCAGCCATTCCAGCACCGTGCCCATGAGTGGCCGCCTGCTCCGGGGCATCAGCGACTATCTGAGCCAGCATGTCGGCGTGTCCATGGACATCGCCAAGCTGTCCTCCGAAGCGCAACTTGAAGCGCTGGCCGACAACCGGCTTGATGTCGGACTGCTGCGCCTGCCGGTGTTGCGCCAACGTGAAGGCGTGCAGATTGTTCCTTTGTATAGCGAACGATTGCTCCTGGCCGTTCCGCCCAATCATCGGCTGGCTGTGGATAAGTCCGCTCAAGGCATCGATCTGGCGCAACTGAAGGATGAGGCGTTTATCTCCATTCCTCATCCTCAGCGTGGCGGGTTGAGCTATCTGTCCGCCGAGCTGTGCATGCGTCAGGGTTTCTTTCCAAAAGCGGCCCGAGTGGTGTCGCGCAAAACCACACAACTGCAATTGATCCAGGCCGGATTCGGCATCGCCCTGCTGCCGGAGTCGATGCAGGACATCGCGCCGCCCGACATTCATTTCCTGCCCCTGGCCGACCTGGATTGCCACAGCACCGTCGCCCTCGCCTGCCGGCAGAATCCCGCGGCACTGGTCCAACAATTCATCAACACCTGCACCGTTCACTGTGGGAGCGAGCCTGCTCGCGATGGCGGCGGGACATTAAACATTGATGGCGACTGA
- a CDS encoding sulfite exporter TauE/SafE family protein, protein MNVLELLHQWPFGATDWLVIGLGIALAYIVFGIAGFGTALVAGPILILFMPLSKIVPLLVLLDFVAAFGNLLPSRRDVAKPELVRLLPCMAVGCTLGVIFLLNLKSDLLLLLMGLFISAYAVYSLWVKTRPTQLSAGWAVPMGTVGGMFGALFGSGGFLYAIYLNSRLPKDAARATQSALISCSTVVRLSLFAVAGVYAELPLLILALCLLPAMALGLWVGRRLTMRLSREAFVRLVTWLVLASGIALIGRYLST, encoded by the coding sequence ATGAACGTACTTGAGTTGTTGCACCAATGGCCATTCGGTGCGACGGATTGGCTGGTGATCGGGTTGGGCATCGCCCTGGCCTATATCGTGTTTGGCATCGCCGGGTTCGGCACCGCGCTGGTGGCCGGGCCGATTCTGATTCTGTTCATGCCGCTGTCGAAGATCGTGCCGTTGCTGGTACTGCTGGATTTTGTGGCGGCATTCGGCAATCTGCTGCCCTCGCGGCGCGATGTGGCCAAGCCGGAACTGGTGCGGCTGCTGCCGTGCATGGCGGTGGGCTGTACGTTGGGGGTGATCTTTCTGCTGAACCTGAAGTCCGACCTGTTGCTGCTGTTGATGGGGCTGTTTATCAGCGCCTATGCGGTTTACAGCCTGTGGGTCAAAACCCGTCCGACGCAGTTGTCGGCAGGTTGGGCGGTGCCGATGGGCACGGTCGGCGGGATGTTCGGAGCGCTGTTTGGCAGTGGCGGCTTTTTATATGCGATCTATTTGAACAGTCGGTTACCGAAAGACGCGGCGCGGGCGACCCAGAGTGCACTGATCAGTTGCAGCACCGTGGTGCGCCTGAGCCTGTTTGCTGTCGCGGGTGTGTATGCCGAGCTACCCTTGTTGATATTGGCGCTTTGTTTGTTGCCGGCCATGGCGTTGGGGCTGTGGGTCGGTCGGCGACTGACAATGAGATTGTCCCGCGAGGCGTTTGTGCGGCTGGTGACCTGGTTGGTGCTGGCCAGCGGGATTGCGTTGATCGGGCGGTATTTGAGTACTTGA
- a CDS encoding sugar ABC transporter ATPase, with product MNSQSIIVPKISTLPVHEPRARAVVRWLVRKNIIKEELTTCGRTGNRMGHAIADGARAVVLHPQALPFGEPINGLEIITKRCIYTPAKGFLEEAGCAECRKEIGEALFESLEDWMPGRTDNFTCPECGHEDDINGFLFLQECGFSNLGFIFNNWAEAGFKQSFIDEFADWLDQPVSWVKVEL from the coding sequence ATGAATTCCCAAAGCATCATCGTCCCGAAAATCTCCACGCTGCCGGTGCACGAACCCCGGGCCCGGGCGGTCGTGCGCTGGCTGGTGCGCAAGAACATCATCAAGGAAGAGCTGACCACTTGCGGCCGCACCGGCAACCGCATGGGCCACGCGATCGCCGACGGTGCCCGTGCCGTGGTCCTGCACCCGCAAGCGCTGCCATTCGGCGAGCCGATCAATGGCCTAGAGATCATCACCAAGCGCTGCATCTACACGCCGGCCAAGGGTTTCCTTGAAGAGGCGGGCTGCGCCGAGTGCCGCAAGGAAATCGGTGAAGCGCTGTTCGAAAGCCTGGAGGACTGGATGCCGGGGCGTACCGATAACTTCACCTGCCCGGAATGCGGGCATGAAGACGACATCAACGGCTTTCTTTTCCTGCAGGAATGCGGCTTTTCCAACCTGGGATTCATTTTCAACAACTGGGCCGAGGCCGGGTTCAAGCAGAGCTTTATCGATGAGTTCGCCGATTGGCTGGATCAGCCTGTCAGTTGGGTCAAAGTCGAACTGTAA
- the guaB gene encoding IMP dehydrogenase, which translates to MLRISQEALTFDDILLVPGYSEVLPNEVSLKTRLTRGIELNIPLVSAAMDTVTEARLAIAMAQEGGIGIIHKNMTIEQQAAEVRKVKKFEAGVVKDPITIEADATVRDLFELTRMHNISGVPVLHDGDLVGIVTSRDVRFETRLEATVREVMTPKERLVTVREGANKNEVRELLHKHRLEKVLIVDDKFALKGMMTVKDIEKAKAYPLASKDDQGRLRVGAAVGTGKDTGDRVAALVNAGVDVVVVDTAHGHSKGVIDRVRWVKQNFPEVQVIGGNIATGAAAKALAEAGADAVKVGIGPGSICTTRIVAGVGVPQISAIANVAAALEGTGVPLIADGGIRFSGDLSKAIVAGASCVMMGSMFAGTEEAPGEIELFQGRSYKAYRGMGSLGAMSQAQGSSDRYFQDSSAGAEKLVPEGIEGRVPYKGSLSAIIHQLMGGLRSSMGYTGSADIEEMRTKPEFVRITGAGMAESHVHDVQITKEAPNYRVG; encoded by the coding sequence ATGCTGCGTATCAGCCAAGAAGCTCTGACATTCGACGACATTCTCCTAGTGCCCGGTTATTCCGAGGTGCTTCCTAACGAAGTCAGTCTCAAGACCCGCCTAACCCGTGGCATCGAGCTGAATATTCCTCTGGTTTCTGCCGCCATGGACACCGTAACTGAAGCCCGTCTGGCAATTGCCATGGCTCAGGAAGGTGGCATCGGTATCATCCACAAGAACATGACCATCGAGCAGCAAGCTGCCGAAGTGCGTAAGGTCAAGAAGTTCGAAGCCGGCGTGGTCAAGGACCCGATCACCATCGAGGCTGACGCCACGGTTCGTGATCTGTTCGAACTGACCCGCATGCACAATATCTCCGGCGTCCCGGTACTGCACGATGGTGACCTGGTCGGCATCGTCACTTCCCGTGACGTGCGCTTCGAAACCCGTCTGGAAGCCACCGTACGTGAAGTGATGACGCCTAAAGAGCGTCTGGTCACCGTCCGCGAAGGCGCCAACAAGAACGAAGTCCGCGAGCTGCTGCACAAGCACCGCCTGGAAAAAGTCCTGATCGTCGACGACAAGTTTGCCCTCAAAGGCATGATGACCGTCAAAGACATCGAAAAAGCCAAGGCTTACCCGCTGGCCAGCAAGGACGATCAAGGTCGTCTGCGCGTTGGCGCTGCGGTCGGCACCGGTAAAGACACCGGTGACCGCGTCGCTGCCCTGGTCAACGCCGGCGTTGACGTGGTGGTGGTCGACACCGCACACGGTCACTCCAAAGGCGTTATCGACCGCGTTCGCTGGGTCAAACAGAACTTCCCTGAAGTGCAGGTGATCGGCGGCAACATCGCCACCGGCGCTGCCGCCAAGGCCCTGGCCGAAGCCGGCGCTGACGCAGTCAAGGTTGGTATCGGCCCTGGCTCGATCTGCACCACCCGTATCGTCGCCGGTGTCGGCGTCCCGCAAATCAGTGCCATCGCCAACGTTGCCGCTGCCCTTGAAGGCACTGGCGTTCCGTTGATCGCCGACGGCGGCATCCGTTTCTCCGGTGACCTGTCCAAGGCCATCGTTGCCGGTGCTTCCTGCGTGATGATGGGTTCGATGTTCGCCGGTACTGAAGAAGCGCCGGGCGAGATCGAACTGTTCCAGGGTCGTTCGTACAAGGCTTACCGCGGCATGGGTTCGCTGGGCGCCATGTCCCAGGCTCAAGGTTCCTCCGACCGTTACTTCCAGGACTCCTCCGCGGGTGCCGAGAAGCTGGTACCGGAAGGTATCGAAGGGCGTGTTCCTTACAAGGGCAGCCTGAGCGCCATCATCCATCAACTGATGGGCGGCCTGCGTTCCTCGATGGGCTACACCGGCAGTGCCGACATCGAAGAAATGCGCACCAAGCCTGAGTTCGTGCGGATCACCGGCGCTGGCATGGCCGAGTCCCACGTCCACGACGTACAGATCACCAAAGAAGCGCCAAACTACCGCGTAGGTTGA
- the guaA gene encoding glutamine-hydrolyzing GMP synthase gives MALDIHAHRILILDFGSQYTQLIARRVREIGVYCELHPFDMDEEAIREFAPKGVILAGGPESVHVADSPRCPQAVFDLGVPVFGICYGMQTMAEQLGGKVEGSELREFGYARVDVVGKSRLLDGIEDHIDADGLFGLDVWMSHGDKVTKMPQEFHILASTPSCPIAGMFDDTRGYYGVQFHPEVTHTKQGGRILSRFILDICGCEALWTPSKIAEDAIAQVRAQVGTDNVLLGLSGGVDSSVVAALLHKAIGDQLTCVFVDNGLLRLHEGEQVMAMFAENMGVKVIRANAEDQFLDNLAGESDPEKKRKIIGRTFIDVFDAQSNKLDNIKYLAQGTIYPDVIESAGAKSGKAHVIKSHHNVGGLPEEMNLKLVEPLRELFKDEVRRLGLELGLPYDMVYRHPFPGPGLGVRILGEVKKEYADLLRRADHIFIEELRKADWYHKVSQAFVVFQPVKSVGVVGDGRRYAWVVALRAVETIDFMTARWAHLPYELLETVSGRIINEIEGISRVTYDVSSKPPATIEWE, from the coding sequence ATGGCCCTCGACATTCACGCTCACCGCATCCTGATCCTCGATTTCGGTTCCCAGTACACCCAGCTGATTGCACGCCGCGTGCGTGAAATCGGCGTGTACTGCGAACTGCATCCGTTCGATATGGATGAAGAAGCGATTCGCGAATTCGCACCGAAAGGCGTCATTCTCGCCGGCGGCCCCGAGTCCGTGCACGTAGCCGACAGTCCGCGCTGCCCGCAAGCGGTGTTTGACCTGGGCGTCCCGGTCTTCGGTATCTGCTACGGCATGCAGACCATGGCTGAACAGCTGGGTGGCAAGGTCGAAGGTTCCGAACTGCGTGAGTTCGGCTACGCCCGTGTCGACGTGGTCGGCAAGAGCCGCCTGCTCGACGGCATCGAAGACCACATCGACGCCGACGGCCTGTTCGGCCTCGACGTGTGGATGAGCCACGGTGACAAGGTCACCAAGATGCCGCAGGAATTCCACATCCTGGCCAGCACCCCGAGCTGCCCGATCGCCGGCATGTTCGACGACACTCGCGGCTACTACGGCGTGCAGTTCCACCCGGAAGTGACCCACACCAAGCAGGGCGGTCGCATCCTCTCGCGCTTCATCCTCGACATCTGCGGCTGCGAAGCGTTGTGGACACCGTCGAAAATCGCTGAAGACGCCATTGCTCAGGTTCGCGCCCAGGTCGGCACCGACAACGTACTGCTCGGCCTGTCCGGCGGCGTTGATTCCTCGGTCGTTGCCGCGCTGCTGCACAAAGCCATCGGCGACCAGCTGACCTGCGTCTTTGTCGACAACGGCCTGCTGCGTCTGCACGAAGGCGAGCAAGTGATGGCCATGTTCGCCGAGAACATGGGCGTCAAGGTGATCCGCGCCAACGCCGAAGACCAGTTCCTCGACAACCTGGCAGGCGAAAGCGACCCAGAGAAGAAGCGCAAGATCATCGGTCGCACCTTCATCGACGTCTTCGATGCCCAGTCCAACAAACTGGACAACATCAAGTACCTCGCCCAGGGCACCATCTACCCGGACGTGATCGAGTCGGCTGGCGCGAAAAGCGGCAAGGCTCACGTAATCAAGTCGCACCACAACGTGGGCGGCCTGCCGGAAGAAATGAACCTCAAGCTGGTTGAACCCCTGCGCGAACTGTTCAAGGACGAAGTCCGTCGTCTGGGCCTGGAACTCGGCCTGCCGTACGACATGGTCTACCGTCACCCGTTCCCGGGCCCGGGCCTGGGCGTGCGGATCCTCGGTGAAGTGAAGAAGGAATACGCCGACCTGCTGCGTCGCGCCGACCACATCTTCATTGAAGAACTGCGCAAGGCCGACTGGTACCACAAGGTCAGCCAGGCGTTCGTGGTGTTCCAGCCGGTGAAATCGGTTGGCGTTGTAGGCGATGGCCGTCGTTACGCCTGGGTGGTTGCCCTGCGTGCCGTGGAAACCATCGACTTCATGACCGCGCGTTGGGCACACCTGCCTTACGAACTGCTGGAAACTGTTTCCGGCCGGATCATCAACGAAATCGAAGGCATCTCCCGCGTCACTTACGACGTGTCGAGCAAGCCACCGGCGACGATTGAGTGGGAGTGA